From the genome of Solidesulfovibrio carbinolicus, one region includes:
- the ispH gene encoding 4-hydroxy-3-methylbut-2-enyl diphosphate reductase gives MKLLRAQTAGFCMGVDLALKKLAALIDAPAKDAPAKAIVTFGPIIHNPQVLEDYAAKGVGVVNDPAAIAPGTTVVIRAHGIPEPVRRAIADRGAEIVDATCPKVKKAQTLIQAQAKQGRTLLLFGEEDHPEVKGLLSYATAGAHVFGDMDELEKLDLPHGPTYFLAAQTTQDEQEFLRIRDYLRNRFGAGLTVLSTICNATMNRQQEAMDLAAAVDFLVVVGGRDSGNTRRLAQVARSAGTPSIHIETADELSPGMFTGYVTIGLTAGASTPKKIIDRVQQVLESY, from the coding sequence ATGAAACTCCTTCGCGCCCAGACCGCCGGATTCTGCATGGGCGTCGATCTGGCCCTGAAAAAACTCGCCGCCCTCATCGACGCCCCGGCCAAGGACGCCCCGGCCAAAGCCATCGTCACCTTCGGCCCCATCATCCACAATCCGCAGGTGCTCGAAGACTACGCCGCCAAGGGCGTAGGCGTGGTCAACGACCCGGCCGCCATCGCCCCCGGGACCACCGTGGTCATTCGCGCCCACGGCATCCCCGAACCCGTGCGCCGGGCCATCGCCGACCGGGGAGCCGAGATCGTGGACGCCACCTGTCCCAAGGTCAAAAAGGCCCAGACCCTCATCCAGGCCCAGGCCAAGCAGGGCCGGACCTTGCTGCTTTTCGGCGAGGAGGATCATCCCGAGGTCAAGGGGCTTTTAAGCTACGCCACGGCCGGAGCCCATGTCTTCGGCGACATGGACGAGCTCGAAAAGCTCGACCTGCCCCACGGTCCCACCTATTTCCTGGCTGCCCAAACCACCCAAGACGAACAGGAATTCCTGCGCATCCGCGACTATCTGCGAAACCGCTTCGGCGCAGGCCTGACCGTGCTGTCCACCATCTGCAACGCCACCATGAACCGCCAGCAGGAGGCCATGGATCTGGCCGCCGCCGTGGACTTCCTGGTGGTGGTCGGCGGACGCGACTCCGGCAACACCAGACGCCTGGCCCAGGTGGCCCGAAGCGCCGGCACGCCAAGCATCCATATCGAAACCGCCGATGAACTTTCGCCCGGGATGTTCACGGGCTACGTCACAATCGGCTTGACAGCCGGCGCTTCAACGCCGAAGAAAATAATTGACCGTGTCCAGCAGGTGCTGGAATCCTATTAG
- a CDS encoding indolepyruvate oxidoreductase subunit beta, producing MTRARIFFTGVGGQGTLTATTLLARTALDAGLPVTSGEIHGMAQRGGVVESTLLVGGYKSAIIAPGEADVILGFELLETLRGLPMLRRGGFVVGNSEALQPVGVCLGRECYPPLEAVLETAKGFAAQVVLVPCISLAEQAGTAKAANTVLLGAAAACGALPFGVADLTRSIEKYLKPKLVDVNLKALALGAEAAKAGQAA from the coding sequence ATGACCCGCGCCCGCATCTTTTTCACCGGCGTCGGCGGCCAGGGAACCCTGACCGCCACCACCCTTCTTGCCCGCACCGCCCTGGACGCCGGCCTGCCCGTCACCTCGGGCGAGATCCACGGCATGGCCCAGCGCGGCGGCGTGGTCGAATCGACCCTGCTCGTGGGCGGCTACAAAAGCGCCATCATCGCCCCGGGCGAGGCCGACGTGATCCTGGGCTTCGAACTGCTGGAAACCCTGCGCGGCCTGCCGATGCTTAGGCGCGGCGGCTTTGTCGTCGGCAACAGCGAAGCCCTCCAACCCGTGGGCGTGTGCCTGGGCCGGGAGTGCTACCCGCCCCTGGAGGCCGTGCTGGAAACCGCCAAGGGTTTCGCCGCCCAGGTGGTGCTGGTCCCCTGCATCAGCCTGGCCGAGCAGGCCGGCACGGCCAAGGCCGCCAACACTGTGCTTTTAGGCGCGGCGGCGGCCTGCGGCGCGCTGCCGTTTGGCGTGGCCGACCTCACTCGCTCCATTGAGAAGTACCTGAAACCCAAGCTGGTGGACGTGAACCTCAAGGCCCTGGCCCTGGGAGCCGAGGCCGCCAAGGCGGGCCAGGCGGCGTGA
- a CDS encoding tetratricopeptide repeat protein, which yields MTDSPASQHGSAKPSDIPAALRLPVQYWRHSLAAAAIVLVAAGGYALFGVYQKGQVEKAEAALGEIITTKAGADRVAALETLAKSAPEGAKAGIYLELAKTAQGLGDFTKAASAFEAVAKSAPTGMKTIAGLGEAAALSRAGQDAKAVDVLESLAAKAPKIFAMTIDRQLAVTAEAAGQWQKALAAYERMKADGNVQNASFIDARIADLKGKTAGAAKTNG from the coding sequence ATGACTGATTCTCCCGCTTCGCAACACGGCTCGGCCAAACCGTCCGACATCCCCGCCGCGCTGCGCCTTCCTGTCCAGTACTGGCGGCATTCCCTGGCCGCCGCCGCCATCGTACTCGTGGCCGCCGGCGGCTACGCGCTGTTTGGCGTCTACCAAAAGGGGCAGGTCGAAAAGGCCGAGGCCGCTCTGGGCGAGATCATCACCACCAAGGCCGGCGCGGACCGCGTCGCCGCCCTGGAAACCCTGGCCAAGTCCGCTCCCGAAGGAGCCAAGGCCGGCATCTATCTGGAACTGGCCAAGACCGCTCAGGGCCTGGGCGATTTCACCAAGGCCGCCAGCGCCTTCGAAGCCGTGGCCAAGTCCGCTCCGACCGGCATGAAGACCATCGCCGGCCTCGGCGAAGCCGCCGCCCTGTCGCGCGCCGGCCAGGACGCCAAGGCCGTGGATGTGCTGGAATCCCTGGCCGCCAAGGCCCCCAAGATCTTCGCCATGACCATCGACCGCCAGTTGGCCGTCACGGCCGAGGCCGCCGGCCAGTGGCAAAAGGCCCTGGCCGCCTATGAGCGCATGAAGGCCGACGGCAACGTGCAAAACGCCAGCTTCATCGACGCCCGCATCGCCGACCTCAAGGGCAAGACCGCCGGCGCGGCCAAGACCAACGGATAG
- a CDS encoding chemotaxis protein, translated as MAQTNILLEAGTNELEIVEFFIDEPTASSFTADAPEASGHYRGYYGVNVAKVLEIIRLPKVTAMPEVSHPSVMGAFNLRNHIIPLVDLSIWLDKQRQDTASPKVIVTEFNNVTSSFLVSGVTRIHRMSWESVEPPNRYVSKMSGDSITGVVKLEDRIVFLLDLEKIVADLNPSLGLRLDMSIEWNSSSRYRALVADDSVLVREMLKDLLNKAGFDVTAVQNGREAWELLSQIKEKSEAEHQPLSNFVHCMVADIEMPAMDGHNLTKRIKDDPVLRELPVILFSSLITDKLRHKGEAVGADDQISKPDVSQLAMRAKALIERKLGQKTAA; from the coding sequence ATGGCCCAGACCAACATTCTCCTGGAAGCCGGCACCAACGAGCTGGAGATCGTGGAGTTTTTCATCGACGAACCCACGGCTTCCTCGTTCACCGCCGACGCTCCCGAGGCTTCGGGCCACTACCGGGGCTACTACGGCGTCAACGTGGCCAAGGTGCTGGAGATCATCCGCCTGCCCAAGGTCACGGCCATGCCCGAGGTGTCGCACCCGAGCGTCATGGGCGCGTTTAATCTGCGAAACCACATCATCCCCCTGGTGGATCTCTCCATCTGGCTTGACAAGCAGCGCCAGGACACGGCCTCGCCCAAGGTCATTGTCACCGAATTCAACAACGTCACGTCCTCGTTTCTGGTCTCCGGCGTCACCCGCATCCACCGCATGAGCTGGGAGTCGGTGGAGCCGCCCAACCGCTACGTATCCAAGATGAGCGGCGATTCCATCACCGGCGTGGTCAAGCTGGAAGACCGAATCGTCTTTCTTCTGGATCTGGAAAAAATCGTGGCCGACCTCAACCCGAGCCTGGGGCTACGCCTGGACATGAGCATCGAATGGAACTCGTCCAGCCGCTATCGGGCCCTGGTCGCCGACGACTCGGTGCTGGTGCGCGAGATGTTAAAAGATCTGCTCAACAAGGCCGGCTTCGACGTTACGGCCGTGCAGAACGGCCGCGAGGCTTGGGAACTCCTCAGTCAGATCAAGGAGAAGTCCGAGGCCGAACACCAGCCCCTTTCCAACTTTGTCCACTGCATGGTGGCCGACATCGAGATGCCGGCCATGGACGGCCACAACCTCACCAAACGCATCAAGGACGACCCGGTCCTGCGCGAGCTGCCGGTGATCCTTTTTTCCTCGCTCATTACCGACAAGCTGCGCCACAAAGGCGAGGCCGTGGGCGCCGACGACCAGATTTCCAAGCCCGACGTCAGCCAGCTGGCCATGCGGGCCAAGGCGCTCATTGAGCGCAAGCTCGGTCAGAAAACCGCCGCCTGA
- the iorA gene encoding indolepyruvate ferredoxin oxidoreductase subunit alpha — MGKELLKSEGGDTLLLLGNEAIVRGTLEGGVRFVTCYPGTPSSEAPDTFFRLSQGAPYYFEYSVNEKVALEVAGGATLAGLPTLCTMKHVGVNVAADPLMTLAYVSAPGGLVLLSADDPGCHSSQNEQDNRLYARLGGLPCFEPATAQECKDMARDAMLLSRKLETPVLLRTTTRVNHVRGPVVTGDLPATPYEKPFVKDPAKYVPLPASARVMHKRLRAILDGLVAEADASPYNVESGAGELGFISSGVSRNYLTDVLEEEGLVGKVRLLELGLTYPLPENRIAAFLSACKKVLIVEELEPVLENEIRALAQTRGISVEILGKSEHLPRLGEFSTANVRQAVRAFVGQPAAVVEALTVPGDLPRRPPNLCAGCPHRAAYYAVREVYGDTAVYSSDIGCYTLGFLPPFRAADFLLCMGSSISTGAGFARASGKPVVAFIGDSTFFHSGITGLIDAVAYNHDVLIVILDNRTTAMTGHQPNPGVDTTIFGENPNPVDLMALIRACGVEPVKVNPLNHKATLAALTELSKQTGPRVLVAEYPCPIHARRVGQAKKTLPARVAGDPAACLTVRDNLACPAFAMVDGQFTINAEQCDGCMFCVQLSPDLKPGKKEAK, encoded by the coding sequence GTGGGCAAGGAACTTCTCAAGTCCGAGGGCGGCGACACCCTGCTGCTGCTCGGCAACGAAGCCATCGTCCGGGGAACCCTGGAAGGCGGCGTGCGCTTTGTGACCTGCTACCCGGGTACGCCCTCGTCCGAGGCGCCGGACACCTTTTTCCGCTTGAGCCAGGGCGCACCCTATTACTTTGAATATTCCGTCAACGAGAAGGTGGCCCTGGAAGTGGCCGGCGGCGCGACCCTGGCCGGTTTGCCGACCCTGTGCACCATGAAGCACGTCGGCGTCAACGTGGCCGCCGATCCGCTCATGACCCTGGCCTACGTCTCGGCCCCGGGCGGGCTGGTGCTCCTGTCCGCCGACGATCCGGGCTGCCATTCCTCGCAAAACGAGCAGGACAACCGCCTCTACGCCCGCCTGGGCGGCCTGCCCTGCTTCGAGCCGGCCACGGCCCAGGAATGCAAGGACATGGCCCGCGACGCCATGCTCCTTTCGCGCAAGCTCGAAACGCCGGTGCTGCTGCGCACCACCACCCGGGTCAACCACGTGCGCGGCCCGGTGGTCACCGGCGACCTGCCGGCCACACCTTATGAAAAGCCCTTTGTCAAGGATCCGGCCAAGTATGTGCCCCTGCCGGCCTCGGCCCGGGTCATGCACAAGCGCCTGCGGGCCATCCTCGACGGCCTGGTCGCCGAGGCCGACGCCTCGCCCTACAACGTTGAATCCGGCGCGGGCGAACTGGGCTTTATCAGCTCGGGCGTGTCGCGCAACTATCTCACCGACGTCCTGGAAGAAGAAGGCCTCGTCGGCAAGGTACGCCTGCTCGAACTCGGCCTGACCTACCCCTTGCCGGAAAACCGCATCGCCGCGTTCCTTTCCGCCTGCAAAAAGGTGCTCATCGTCGAGGAACTCGAACCGGTGCTGGAAAACGAGATCCGCGCCCTGGCCCAGACGCGCGGCATCAGCGTGGAAATCCTCGGCAAGAGCGAACACCTGCCCCGTCTGGGCGAGTTCTCCACGGCCAATGTCCGCCAGGCCGTGAGGGCCTTCGTCGGCCAGCCCGCCGCCGTGGTCGAGGCGCTCACCGTGCCGGGCGACCTGCCCCGGCGGCCGCCCAACCTCTGCGCCGGCTGCCCCCACCGGGCCGCCTACTACGCCGTGCGCGAGGTCTACGGCGACACCGCCGTCTATTCCTCGGACATCGGCTGCTACACCCTGGGCTTTTTGCCGCCTTTCCGGGCCGCCGATTTTCTCCTGTGCATGGGCTCGTCCATCTCCACCGGAGCCGGGTTCGCCCGGGCCTCGGGCAAGCCGGTGGTGGCCTTCATCGGCGACTCCACCTTCTTCCACTCCGGCATCACCGGGCTCATTGACGCCGTGGCCTACAACCACGACGTGCTCATCGTCATCCTCGACAACCGGACCACGGCCATGACCGGCCATCAGCCCAATCCCGGCGTGGACACCACCATCTTTGGCGAAAACCCCAACCCGGTGGACCTCATGGCCCTCATCCGGGCCTGCGGCGTGGAGCCGGTCAAGGTCAATCCCCTCAACCACAAGGCGACCCTGGCCGCCCTGACCGAGCTGTCCAAGCAGACCGGCCCGCGCGTGCTGGTGGCCGAATACCCCTGCCCCATCCACGCCCGGCGCGTGGGACAGGCCAAAAAGACCTTGCCCGCCCGGGTGGCTGGCGATCCCGCCGCCTGCCTGACCGTGCGCGACAATCTGGCCTGCCCGGCCTTTGCCATGGTGGACGGCCAGTTTACCATCAACGCCGAACAGTGCGACGGCTGCATGTTCTGCGTCCAGCTCTCACCGGACCTCAAGCCCGGCAAGAAGGAGGCGAAATGA
- a CDS encoding sigma-54-dependent Fis family transcriptional regulator, with product MIDSLTSFDGAGPAFYGALSRIVALTGPGRAVRRGLENALAVLVEALGYRRACLELHDLPQQGARIVLSHGRQQGLDHLYGPAPITMGQVIGSRRSLILQDVKDHPDFIGRPPEELSNLSHICVPVTVPMPDGHVEGFAPVGSSDVIGALSVDLPKAPMVFLEAHREVLAVVGGILGNAALRLRDELDLSRRSVAAAQPVAVSAEEPATEAAPAQPVAVSKSIRLVLRQISQAADSSDPVFLRGEEGTGKECLARWLHSQGNRRHRPFLRLGCGEMPPEAVMEHLFGVQKGERSKATRSKRGLFELAQGGVVFLDDIEELSLEAQSRVLQVIQEGAVARIGSDAPVAVDARVLAASTASLEDAMAQGDFLEDLFYGLGVFPLYVPPLRDRMGDILPLAEHFLEDFSQRTGKSVRRISTPAIDLLSQYHWPGNVRELANCMERAATLCDEAVVRTYHLPPTLQTGESSGTEPSLSFGEAVAKFEQELLVEALKKARGNMYQAARDLRESYRVVNYKVKKYAIDPKRFTPGRRG from the coding sequence GTGATCGATTCCTTGACGTCTTTCGACGGGGCCGGACCGGCGTTTTACGGCGCGCTGTCGCGCATCGTGGCGCTGACCGGCCCTGGCCGGGCGGTGCGGCGCGGCCTGGAAAACGCCCTGGCCGTGCTGGTCGAGGCCCTGGGCTACCGCCGGGCCTGCCTGGAGCTCCACGATCTGCCCCAACAAGGGGCGCGCATCGTGCTCTCCCACGGCCGCCAGCAGGGCCTGGACCACCTCTATGGTCCGGCCCCCATCACCATGGGCCAGGTCATCGGCTCGCGCCGCTCGCTCATCCTCCAGGACGTCAAGGACCATCCCGACTTCATCGGCCGGCCGCCCGAGGAACTCTCCAACCTGTCCCACATCTGCGTGCCCGTCACCGTGCCCATGCCCGACGGCCACGTGGAGGGTTTCGCCCCGGTCGGCTCGTCCGACGTCATCGGGGCGCTGAGCGTCGATCTGCCCAAGGCCCCCATGGTCTTTTTGGAGGCCCACCGAGAAGTGCTGGCCGTGGTCGGCGGCATCCTCGGCAACGCCGCCCTGCGCTTGCGCGACGAGCTCGATCTGTCGCGGCGTTCCGTGGCCGCCGCCCAGCCGGTGGCCGTCTCCGCCGAGGAACCCGCGACCGAGGCGGCCCCGGCCCAGCCCGTGGCCGTGTCCAAGAGCATTCGCCTGGTCCTGCGCCAGATTTCCCAGGCCGCCGATTCCTCAGACCCGGTGTTCCTGCGCGGCGAGGAAGGCACGGGCAAGGAGTGCCTGGCTCGCTGGCTCCACAGCCAGGGCAACCGCCGCCATCGGCCGTTTCTGCGCCTGGGCTGCGGCGAAATGCCGCCCGAGGCGGTCATGGAACATCTTTTCGGCGTCCAGAAGGGCGAGCGCTCCAAGGCCACCCGCTCCAAACGCGGCCTTTTCGAGCTGGCCCAGGGCGGCGTGGTCTTTCTCGACGACATCGAGGAACTGTCCCTGGAAGCCCAGTCCCGGGTGCTTCAGGTCATCCAGGAAGGAGCCGTGGCCCGCATCGGCAGCGACGCGCCCGTGGCCGTGGACGCCCGGGTGCTGGCCGCCAGCACCGCCTCCCTGGAAGACGCCATGGCCCAGGGCGACTTCCTCGAAGACCTCTTCTACGGCCTGGGCGTGTTTCCGCTCTACGTGCCGCCGCTACGCGACCGCATGGGCGACATCCTGCCCCTGGCCGAACATTTCTTGGAAGACTTTTCCCAGCGCACCGGCAAGAGCGTGCGCCGCATCTCCACGCCGGCCATTGATCTCTTAAGCCAGTACCACTGGCCGGGCAACGTCCGCGAACTGGCCAACTGCATGGAGCGCGCCGCCACCCTTTGCGACGAGGCCGTGGTGCGCACCTACCATCTGCCCCCCACCTTGCAGACCGGCGAATCCTCCGGCACCGAACCCTCGCTGTCCTTTGGCGAGGCCGTGGCCAAGTTCGAGCAGGAACTGCTTGTCGAAGCCCTCAAGAAGGCCCGCGGCAACATGTATCAGGCCGCCCGGGACCTGCGCGAGAGCTACCGCGTGGTCAACTACAAGGTCAAAAAATACGCCATCGATCCCAAACGCTTCACTCCGGGACGACGCGGCTGA
- a CDS encoding tRNA dihydrouridine synthase → MSHPFGISPPPIAPDAPWLAPLAGFSDLPFRLLCRELGAAVAVTEMVSAKGLFYDSRNTKRLLATCPADSPLVVQLFGAEPDYLERAAAALAETGYTSFDLNCGCSVRKVVKTGAGAALLGAPDRLVACARAMVRAVGPGRVGVKLRLGSKPPARVDLELAARLAEAGVAWLALHPRHASQGFAGTANRPALGEFVAASTLPVIASGDLMTAADGRAVLAETGAHGVMYARGALADPRVFARHAALFAEKGHDAPQAVPSVCDVVRRHAALCREHADDRQALLRMRTAVPRYLRDLPGCRALRDRLCRVQSWNELSDIISEAEALAAASPQAAGEAA, encoded by the coding sequence ATGTCCCATCCTTTCGGCATATCCCCTCCACCCATCGCTCCCGACGCGCCCTGGCTGGCCCCCCTGGCCGGTTTTTCCGATCTGCCCTTTCGCTTGTTGTGCCGGGAACTCGGCGCGGCGGTGGCGGTGACGGAAATGGTCAGCGCCAAAGGGCTTTTTTACGATTCGCGCAACACCAAACGCCTGCTGGCCACCTGCCCGGCCGACAGCCCGCTGGTGGTGCAGCTTTTCGGGGCCGAGCCGGACTATCTGGAGCGGGCCGCCGCCGCCCTGGCCGAGACCGGCTACACCTCTTTCGATCTCAACTGCGGCTGTTCGGTGCGCAAGGTGGTCAAGACCGGCGCCGGCGCGGCCCTGCTCGGCGCCCCGGACCGGCTGGTCGCCTGCGCCAGGGCCATGGTCCGGGCCGTGGGCCCGGGCCGGGTCGGGGTCAAGCTGCGCCTGGGGTCCAAGCCCCCGGCCCGGGTCGATCTGGAGCTGGCTGCGCGCCTGGCCGAGGCCGGCGTGGCCTGGTTGGCCCTGCACCCGCGACATGCCAGCCAGGGCTTTGCCGGCACGGCCAACCGGCCGGCCCTGGGGGAATTCGTCGCCGCCTCAACCCTGCCCGTCATCGCCAGCGGCGACCTCATGACCGCCGCGGACGGCCGCGCGGTCCTGGCCGAAACCGGCGCGCACGGCGTCATGTACGCCCGGGGAGCCCTGGCCGATCCCCGCGTTTTCGCCCGCCATGCCGCCCTTTTCGCCGAAAAGGGGCACGACGCGCCCCAGGCCGTCCCGTCGGTGTGCGACGTCGTGCGCCGCCACGCCGCCCTGTGCCGGGAACATGCCGACGACCGCCAGGCGCTTTTGCGCATGCGCACGGCCGTGCCCCGCTACCTGCGCGACCTGCCCGGTTGCCGGGCGCTGCGCGACCGATTGTGCCGGGTGCAGTCCTGGAACGAACTGTCCGACATCATAAGCGAGGCCGAGGCCCTGGCCGCCGCCTCGCCCCAAGCCGCCGGAGAAGCCGCATGA